The genomic DNA CGCGGCGGCCAAGCCGCTGCTGGCCGCAGCCGGCGGCTCGATCATCAACATCGCCTCGATGTTGAGCTTCTTCGGCGGTGGCGTGGTGCCCGGCTATTCGGCCTCCAAGGGCGGGATCGCCCAGCTGACCAAGTCCCTGGCCATCGCCTGGGCGGGCGAGGGCATCCGGGTCAACGCCCTGGCGCCGGGCTGGATCGCGACGCCGCTGACCCAGGCGCTGCGCGACGACCCGGCGCGCGAAAGCGCCATCCTGTCGCGCACGCCGATGGGGCGCTGGGGCCGCCCGGAGGAGTTGGTCGGCCCGGCGCTCTTCCTGGCCGGCGAAGGCGCCTCCTTCGTGACCGGCGCGGTGCTGACGG from Kiloniellales bacterium includes the following:
- a CDS encoding SDR family oxidoreductase → MKRILVTGGTSGIGLAIAKGFAEAGWQATAAGLGAGATEADGLDLVELDVTEAAAVRACLAGFERLDALVNAAGVIRRHEELEPEVFASVVDVNLNGAMRCCAAAKPLLAAAGGSIINIASMLSFFGGGVVPGYSASKGGIAQLTKSLAIAWAGEGIRVNALAPGWIATPLTQALRDDPARESAILSRTPMGRWGRPEELVGPALFLAGEGASFVTGAVLTVDGGYSIM